Proteins from a genomic interval of Bacteroides sp.:
- a CDS encoding NADH:ubiquinone reductase (Na(+)-transporting) subunit B has product MKALIQFVEKKIQPNFESGGKLHKFHRSFEAFQTFLYVKGDVTRQGSHIRDAIDMKRTMFHVVIALVPALLFGMWNVGLQHYIALGMDVTFWNEFWFGFIRVFPIVVVSYVTGLAVEFIFAEIRNHEVNEGFLVSGMLIPLIVPVTTPLWMVALATIFAVIIGKEVFGGTGMNILNPALLARAFLFFAYPAYMSGEVWINTTLREGQQLVDGFSGATPLAMLASNEVQQLPSVLEMFLGTIPGSIGETSTVAILIGAVILVTTGVGSLRIMLSVVAGGLLMGGVLNLFSVNEFMAIPPYYHLIMGGFAFGAVFMATDPVTASQTPKGKYIYGLLIGVFTVLIRVLNPAYPEGMMLAILLMNVFAPLIDHYVVEANMKRRIKRMKPSTVKVQA; this is encoded by the coding sequence TTGAAAGCATTAATTCAGTTTGTTGAAAAGAAGATACAGCCCAATTTTGAATCGGGAGGTAAGCTTCATAAATTCCACCGGAGTTTTGAAGCTTTTCAGACCTTTCTTTATGTGAAGGGCGATGTAACCAGACAGGGTAGCCACATTCGCGATGCCATCGATATGAAGCGAACCATGTTTCATGTGGTCATCGCCCTGGTCCCCGCACTGCTGTTCGGCATGTGGAATGTGGGGCTGCAGCACTATATTGCCTTGGGCATGGATGTTACCTTCTGGAACGAATTTTGGTTTGGTTTTATTCGTGTGTTTCCCATTGTGGTGGTTAGTTATGTGACGGGTCTGGCCGTTGAATTTATCTTTGCCGAAATCCGCAATCACGAAGTCAATGAAGGCTTCCTGGTCTCGGGGATGCTGATCCCGCTCATCGTGCCCGTTACAACCCCTCTTTGGATGGTTGCACTGGCAACAATTTTCGCAGTGATCATTGGCAAGGAGGTTTTTGGAGGAACCGGAATGAATATTCTTAATCCTGCACTGCTTGCAAGGGCCTTCCTGTTTTTTGCCTACCCCGCATATATGTCGGGTGAGGTTTGGATCAACACCACCCTGCGCGAAGGACAGCAATTGGTTGACGGATTCTCAGGGGCAACCCCATTGGCTATGCTGGCCTCCAACGAGGTTCAGCAGCTTCCTTCGGTCCTCGAGATGTTTCTTGGCACCATACCCGGTTCCATTGGGGAGACCTCTACCGTGGCAATTCTGATTGGGGCGGTAATCCTGGTGACTACAGGCGTAGGAAGCCTCCGGATTATGCTCTCCGTGGTGGCAGGCGGACTGCTGATGGGCGGGGTGCTCAACTTGTTTTCAGTGAACGAATTTATGGCTATTCCTCCTTATTATCATTTGATCATGGGTGGGTTTGCCTTTGGGGCCGTTTTTATGGCTACCGACCCGGTCACCGCTTCCCAAACACCCAAAGGGAAATACATCTACGGCCTCCTTATCGGGGTATTTACCGTATTAATACGCGTGCTTAACCCGGCATATCCCGAGGGCATGATGCTGGCCATTCTGCTGATGAACGTGTTTGCTCCGCTGATTGACCACTATGTGGTGGAAGCCAATATGAAACGGCGCATCAAACGTATGAAGCCTTCCACGGTAAAAGTCCAAGCTTAA
- a CDS encoding NADH:ubiquinone reductase (Na(+)-transporting) subunit D produces MSENTNKPKKEELFSLKNRKLLSNPMGKDNPITVQVLGICSVLAITVQLKTSLVMAISVLAVMGASNVIISLLRNTIPPRIRIIVQLVVVASLVILVDQVLKAFVYDVSRQLSVFVGLIITNCIIMGRLEAFALSNKPWPSFLDGIGNAAGYGAVLLTVGFFRELLGSGTLFGYQVIPNFLYNIGYVNNGFMILPPMALIVVGVIIWIQRHRNPELVDIS; encoded by the coding sequence ATGAGCGAAAACACCAATAAACCCAAAAAAGAAGAGCTATTCTCTCTGAAAAACCGGAAGCTCCTCTCAAACCCAATGGGAAAGGATAACCCCATTACTGTGCAGGTGCTTGGGATTTGTTCGGTGCTGGCCATTACCGTCCAGCTGAAGACTTCCCTGGTAATGGCAATATCTGTGCTGGCCGTCATGGGCGCTTCCAATGTCATTATTTCTTTGCTGCGCAACACCATCCCGCCACGCATCCGAATCATCGTTCAGCTGGTTGTGGTGGCATCCCTGGTGATTCTTGTCGACCAGGTATTGAAGGCCTTTGTATATGACGTGAGCCGCCAATTGTCGGTGTTCGTGGGGTTGATCATCACCAACTGCATTATCATGGGGCGCCTGGAAGCCTTTGCCCTTTCCAACAAACCCTGGCCTTCTTTCCTCGACGGGATTGGCAATGCTGCTGGTTATGGTGCCGTTTTGCTGACCGTAGGGTTCTTTCGCGAACTTCTTGGCTCAGGAACACTGTTTGGTTACCAGGTGATCCCCAATTTCCTCTATAATATTGGCTATGTCAACAATGGTTTCATGATTCTGCCTCCAATGGCGCTCATCGTGGTCGGGGTCATTATCTGGATACAGCGTCACAGGAACCCCGAACTGGTCGATATTAGCTAA
- the nqrF gene encoding NADH:ubiquinone reductase (Na(+)-transporting) subunit F: MLLLEISNLWIITLSVVFFLVVMLLLVALLLYARAKLVPSGPVKITINEEKELTVNAGSTLLTTLSQQGIYLPSACGGGGTCAMCRCQILDGAGDILPTEVGYFSRKEIQDNWRLSCQVKVKADLKIQVPKEIFGIKKWECEVVSNHNVATFIKEFVVKLPEGETLDFESGSYIQIDVPEIEVDFKDMDIEEKFHSDWDKFKMWDLKMRNPEPIFRAYSMANHPAEGNIIMLNIRIATPPWDPKRNAFMNVNPGICSSYIFSRKPGDKVMISGPYGEFHIKKTNREMVYIGGGAGMAPLRSHIFHLFHTLKTDRKVSYWYGARSMREVFYEEDFRKIEREFPNFKFNLALSEPLPEDNWNGYKGFIHQVALDNYLSKHPEPEEVEYYLCGPPIMNESVLRMLDNLGVPKENIDLDDFGG; this comes from the coding sequence ATGCTTTTGCTTGAAATTAGTAATCTGTGGATCATCACCCTGAGCGTAGTCTTTTTCCTGGTGGTTATGCTGCTGTTGGTGGCCCTGCTGCTTTATGCCCGGGCCAAACTGGTTCCCAGTGGGCCGGTGAAGATTACCATTAACGAAGAAAAAGAACTGACCGTGAATGCTGGCAGCACGCTGCTGACCACCCTTTCCCAGCAGGGAATTTACCTTCCAAGCGCCTGTGGCGGGGGCGGTACCTGTGCCATGTGCCGCTGCCAGATCCTGGATGGTGCCGGCGATATCCTGCCCACCGAAGTTGGCTATTTCTCCCGCAAGGAAATTCAGGACAACTGGCGCCTGAGCTGTCAGGTCAAAGTCAAAGCCGATCTGAAGATCCAGGTGCCCAAAGAAATCTTCGGCATCAAGAAGTGGGAATGCGAGGTGGTCTCTAACCACAACGTGGCAACCTTTATTAAGGAATTTGTGGTTAAACTGCCCGAAGGCGAAACCCTTGACTTCGAATCAGGAAGCTATATCCAAATTGACGTGCCTGAAATCGAGGTCGACTTCAAGGATATGGACATTGAAGAGAAGTTCCACAGCGACTGGGATAAATTCAAAATGTGGGACCTCAAGATGCGAAATCCCGAACCCATCTTCCGCGCATACTCAATGGCCAATCACCCCGCGGAAGGCAATATCATTATGCTTAATATTCGTATTGCCACCCCGCCATGGGATCCCAAACGAAATGCCTTTATGAATGTGAATCCCGGGATTTGTTCTTCTTATATTTTCTCCCGGAAACCCGGTGACAAGGTTATGATATCAGGGCCTTATGGTGAATTCCACATCAAGAAAACCAACCGCGAGATGGTGTATATCGGGGGTGGGGCTGGGATGGCTCCCCTGCGTTCGCATATTTTTCACCTCTTCCATACCCTGAAGACCGACCGCAAGGTCTCTTACTGGTATGGTGCCCGCTCAATGCGCGAGGTCTTTTACGAAGAGGACTTCCGCAAAATTGAAAGAGAATTTCCCAATTTTAAGTTTAACCTGGCCCTTTCTGAACCCCTCCCGGAAGACAACTGGAATGGCTATAAGGGCTTCATTCACCAGGTGGCACTCGATAACTATCTGAGCAAACACCCCGAACCTGAAGAGGTAGAATACTATCTCTGCGGGCCTCCTATAATGAATGAATCGGTCCTCCGCATGCTCGATAACCTGGGTGTGCCAAAAGAGAACATTGACCTTGATGATTTTGGCGGTTAG
- a CDS encoding pyridoxal phosphate-dependent aminotransferase, which translates to MITLSNRITKLSESETLAMARKSRELKAQGYDVINLSLGEPDFFTPDFVKTAAKKAIDENFSFYTPVNGYLELRQAISHKLKRDNNLDYSPDQIVVSTGAKQALINTLLCLVNPGDEVIVASPYWVSYRDMVKLAEGEAVYVTAGIENDFKITPAQLEAAITLKTKVFMFSSPCNPTGSVYSREELKALAEVFEKHPHVFILSDEIYEHINFSGSHESIAQFESVRDRVIIINGVSKGFSMTGWRVGYLAAHLDIAKACTKLQGQFTSGTNSIAQRATIAAVEADPANTIPMLEKFRERRDLVLDLMKDIPGLITNKPEGAFYVFPNVKSYFGKTDGETRVENAPDLCMYLLNKAYVALVPGDAFGDPECIRFSYATSNDLLIEAVNRMKKALADLK; encoded by the coding sequence ATGATCACCCTATCAAACCGAATCACAAAGTTATCTGAATCTGAAACCCTTGCCATGGCGCGCAAAAGTCGTGAACTGAAAGCGCAAGGTTATGACGTTATCAATCTGAGCCTGGGAGAGCCTGATTTTTTCACCCCTGACTTTGTTAAGACAGCTGCCAAAAAGGCCATTGATGAGAACTTCTCATTTTATACCCCGGTAAACGGCTATCTGGAACTGCGTCAGGCCATCTCCCATAAGTTGAAGCGCGATAACAATCTGGATTACAGTCCCGATCAGATCGTGGTGAGCACCGGAGCCAAACAGGCGCTGATCAACACCCTCCTTTGCCTGGTGAATCCTGGTGATGAAGTGATCGTTGCATCCCCTTATTGGGTAAGCTATCGCGATATGGTCAAGCTGGCCGAAGGAGAAGCTGTTTATGTTACGGCAGGTATTGAAAACGATTTCAAGATCACCCCGGCACAACTGGAAGCCGCCATTACTCTTAAAACCAAGGTGTTTATGTTCTCAAGCCCTTGTAACCCCACTGGTTCGGTATACAGCCGTGAAGAGCTGAAAGCCCTGGCAGAGGTTTTCGAAAAACACCCACATGTCTTTATCCTTTCGGATGAAATTTATGAGCACATCAACTTTTCGGGAAGCCACGAAAGTATTGCCCAGTTCGAATCTGTTCGCGACCGTGTAATCATCATCAACGGGGTTTCCAAGGGATTTTCAATGACAGGCTGGCGTGTGGGTTACCTGGCCGCTCACCTGGATATTGCCAAAGCCTGTACCAAACTACAGGGGCAATTTACTTCGGGCACCAATTCCATAGCCCAGCGGGCTACCATTGCGGCCGTGGAAGCAGATCCGGCTAACACCATTCCAATGCTGGAGAAGTTTCGTGAACGCCGCGATTTAGTCCTGGATTTGATGAAAGACATCCCCGGGCTCATTACCAACAAGCCGGAAGGCGCTTTTTATGTTTTTCCCAATGTGAAGTCCTATTTTGGAAAAACGGATGGGGAAACCCGTGTCGAGAATGCTCCTGACCTTTGCATGTATCTACTAAATAAAGCTTATGTTGCCCTGGTGCCAGGAGATGCTTTTGGTGATCCTGAGTGCATCAGGTTTTCTTACGCCACTTCAAATGACCTTCTGATTGAAGCGGTCAACCGAATGAAAAAAGCGCTGGCAGACCTTAAATAA
- a CDS encoding Na(+)-translocating NADH-quinone reductase subunit A has translation MPKTIKIRKGLNIPLQGNAEKILQPSPAAQVYAVKPPDFHGLTPKMLVKEGDALKAGTPLFFDKYNEKVLFTSPVSGTFQEIVRGEKRRIMEVLIKADGKDEAVDFGAASPAGLDRDEIIQRLLKSGAWPFIRQRPYAVIANPSDKPKSIFISAFSTVPLAPDLDFVVKGQENFFQAGLDIMKKLTDGEVHLSVDALNTRSEAFLQAKGVKIHSFEGPHPAGNVGVQIHHIDPINKGDLVWYADVQDLIIIGRLFEKGVFDPTRVIALNGPEVLNPRYYKVKIGAQFLSFAENNLRREKGTIPRIISGDVLTGTAIEEKGFLGFYDNQITVIPEGNHPEFMGWLIPNINRFSMSRTWPSFLMPWKKYRLDTNIRSGERPFVMTGVYEKVLPLDVMPMQLLKAIMINDIEKMEKLGIYEVAPEDFALCEYVCPSKIEIQTILREGLDSIRSEFA, from the coding sequence ATGCCAAAAACGATCAAGATCAGAAAAGGGCTTAACATTCCTTTGCAGGGCAATGCCGAAAAAATTCTTCAACCTTCCCCTGCAGCACAAGTGTATGCCGTCAAGCCACCCGATTTCCATGGACTGACCCCAAAGATGCTGGTGAAGGAAGGCGATGCCCTCAAAGCCGGCACTCCTTTGTTTTTCGACAAATACAATGAAAAGGTTTTATTCACCTCTCCGGTGAGTGGCACTTTTCAGGAAATTGTTCGTGGGGAGAAACGGCGCATCATGGAAGTGCTGATAAAAGCCGATGGTAAAGATGAAGCGGTTGATTTTGGTGCTGCCAGCCCCGCAGGACTGGACCGCGATGAAATCATCCAGCGCCTTCTTAAAAGTGGTGCCTGGCCCTTTATTCGTCAGCGGCCTTATGCAGTCATCGCCAATCCTTCCGACAAACCCAAGTCCATTTTTATTTCTGCCTTTAGCACGGTTCCCCTGGCTCCTGATCTTGATTTTGTTGTCAAAGGACAGGAAAACTTTTTCCAGGCAGGCCTCGACATCATGAAAAAACTTACGGATGGAGAGGTGCATCTGAGTGTAGATGCCCTCAATACCAGGTCGGAGGCATTCCTGCAGGCTAAGGGTGTTAAAATCCATTCTTTTGAAGGACCACACCCAGCTGGAAATGTTGGGGTACAAATTCATCACATCGACCCTATCAATAAAGGCGACCTTGTCTGGTATGCCGACGTTCAGGACCTTATCATCATCGGCCGCCTTTTCGAAAAGGGCGTTTTCGACCCTACCCGAGTCATTGCCCTTAATGGCCCCGAGGTGCTCAATCCACGCTATTATAAGGTTAAAATCGGGGCTCAGTTTCTATCATTTGCTGAAAATAACCTCCGCCGTGAAAAGGGTACTATCCCCAGAATTATTAGTGGCGATGTGCTTACCGGCACCGCCATAGAGGAAAAAGGTTTTCTGGGGTTTTATGACAACCAAATTACCGTAATCCCCGAAGGTAATCATCCTGAATTTATGGGATGGCTAATCCCCAATATCAACCGCTTCAGCATGTCGCGCACCTGGCCTTCTTTCCTGATGCCCTGGAAGAAATATCGTCTCGATACCAATATCCGGAGCGGCGAACGCCCCTTTGTAATGACCGGTGTATATGAAAAGGTGCTTCCTTTGGATGTGATGCCTATGCAGTTGCTGAAGGCTATTATGATTAATGATATTGAAAAAATGGAAAAGCTGGGTATTTATGAAGTGGCGCCCGAAGATTTTGCACTTTGTGAATATGTCTGCCCATCCAAGATTGAGATCCAGACCATCCTTCGGGAAGGCCTCGATTCCATTCGCAGTGAATTTGCCTGA
- a CDS encoding DUF5103 domain-containing protein produces MFIKKTSVKHKINQVRKYLFVGATMIFFLFHWPIKTGAAIPEPIKKAVKGSVIPSSQQNQNKDIKDFFLYGDYVYSNNIQTILFYKKGWDMAPPHIRFESDEQLILRFDDLDADYKDYYYTIIHCDAYWTPTPLQSFEYIDGFNEDMIRDYSRSINTVVPYTQYYLEFPSYNLRPRLSGNYILKVYLNGNPDDVVFTRRFMVFEQQVGIEGDVRQATLVRYRDSHQQLSFAINTLDYYISNPGQDMKLVITQNGRWDNAIIGIQPRMIQGNRFVYDYEQELLFEGGNEFRRFDIRSLRFLSERIADISSSPRHWEVFLLNDPLRSARRYSSDGDINGRYNIKNVDFNDDMLESDYAWVYFSLPMNAPVDNATVHVMGALTNWNLTRDNEMVYNSRARKYETSLLLKQGYYNYQYVVLDDGSSMGRVSEIEGSFSEAENDYSIFVYHRQPGTLHDRLIGIRHFNTAARQISPR; encoded by the coding sequence ATGTTCATTAAAAAAACTTCCGTCAAACACAAGATTAATCAGGTAAGAAAATACCTGTTTGTTGGGGCCACGATGATCTTTTTTTTGTTTCACTGGCCTATAAAGACTGGTGCAGCAATTCCAGAACCGATCAAAAAGGCAGTAAAGGGTTCAGTAATTCCTTCAAGTCAACAAAATCAGAATAAAGATATTAAAGATTTTTTTCTGTACGGCGATTATGTGTATTCAAACAACATTCAAACCATTTTATTTTACAAAAAAGGCTGGGACATGGCCCCCCCGCATATCCGGTTTGAATCTGATGAGCAGTTGATTTTAAGATTTGATGATCTGGATGCCGATTACAAGGACTATTACTACACCATTATTCACTGCGATGCTTACTGGACTCCTACTCCCCTGCAAAGTTTTGAATACATTGACGGGTTTAATGAGGATATGATCCGGGATTATAGCCGTTCGATTAATACCGTGGTTCCTTACACGCAATATTATCTCGAATTTCCATCCTATAACTTGCGGCCGCGGCTTTCGGGCAATTACATTTTAAAGGTTTATCTGAACGGGAACCCTGACGATGTGGTATTTACGAGGCGGTTTATGGTTTTTGAGCAGCAGGTGGGAATAGAAGGCGATGTAAGGCAGGCCACCCTTGTAAGATATCGCGATTCCCATCAGCAGTTATCGTTTGCCATCAACACCCTGGATTATTACATTTCCAATCCGGGCCAGGACATGAAACTTGTAATCACCCAGAATGGACGCTGGGATAATGCCATCATTGGCATTCAGCCGAGAATGATACAGGGGAACCGCTTTGTTTATGACTACGAACAGGAGTTATTATTTGAGGGTGGCAATGAATTCAGGCGCTTTGACATTCGAAGCCTGCGTTTTCTGTCAGAACGGATAGCCGATATTTCTTCCTCTCCAAGGCATTGGGAGGTTTTCCTGCTCAACGACCCGCTCAGGAGTGCACGCAGATATTCCAGCGATGGTGACATCAACGGGAGGTATAACATCAAAAACGTGGATTTCAACGATGATATGCTGGAGAGTGATTATGCCTGGGTGTATTTCAGCCTGCCGATGAATGCGCCGGTGGATAATGCCACCGTACATGTCATGGGGGCACTTACTAACTGGAACCTGACCCGTGACAACGAGATGGTCTATAATTCCCGCGCCCGGAAATACGAGACGAGCCTGTTACTTAAACAGGGTTATTACAATTACCAGTATGTCGTTTTGGATGACGGTTCATCAATGGGGCGTGTAAGTGAAATTGAAGGCAGCTTTTCAGAAGCGGAGAATGATTATTCGATTTTTGTGTACCACCGCCAGCCAGGGACCTTGCACGACAGACTTATCGGCATCCGGCATTTCAATACGGCGGCCAGGCAAATCAGCCCCCGCTGA
- the nqrC gene encoding NADH:ubiquinone reductase (Na(+)-transporting) subunit C, which translates to MYSNKYIFIYSSVMVLIVALLLSAAAMFLKPMQERNMRIEKMQNILASINITASRGEAETLFDQYIVETKVVNSKGEEIEGNAFNVNLQDENRKAPEERQLPVFIADVDGDTYYIVPLRGNGLWGAIWGYFSLASDLETVVGANFDHASETPGLGAEISQREFENQFAGKRIFDEEGTFTPVTVVKGGAPEGDPHGVDAISGGTITSNGVTNMIRDGLGIYESYFLKLKSL; encoded by the coding sequence ATGTATAGCAACAAGTATATTTTTATTTACTCTTCGGTGATGGTGCTCATTGTGGCATTGCTGCTTTCGGCAGCTGCAATGTTTCTCAAACCCATGCAGGAGAGGAATATGCGCATTGAGAAAATGCAGAACATACTGGCCTCCATTAACATTACGGCTTCCCGTGGGGAAGCTGAAACCTTGTTTGACCAGTATATCGTGGAAACAAAGGTGGTTAACAGCAAGGGGGAAGAGATTGAAGGTAATGCCTTTAATGTCAACCTCCAGGATGAGAACCGTAAGGCTCCGGAAGAGCGTCAGCTCCCCGTGTTCATTGCCGATGTGGATGGAGATACTTATTACATCGTACCCCTGAGGGGCAACGGCCTTTGGGGGGCTATCTGGGGTTACTTCAGCCTGGCCTCGGATCTGGAAACCGTCGTTGGTGCCAACTTTGACCATGCCAGCGAAACCCCCGGGCTGGGAGCCGAAATCTCACAGCGTGAATTTGAAAACCAGTTTGCCGGGAAACGCATTTTTGATGAAGAAGGTACCTTTACTCCCGTGACTGTTGTTAAGGGGGGTGCCCCCGAAGGAGATCCCCACGGTGTGGATGCCATTAGCGGTGGCACAATTACCTCCAACGGGGTGACCAATATGATCCGCGATGGCCTGGGTATCTATGAGTCGTACTTTTTAAAATTGAAATCCTTATGA
- the thiS gene encoding sulfur carrier protein ThiS, giving the protein MKIILNNRPEELEGYEELTVNELLKVKNFTFKFLAVRINSRPVRTAEYDDAVIRDGDQVVVMHLISGG; this is encoded by the coding sequence ATGAAGATAATACTGAACAACCGTCCCGAAGAACTGGAGGGTTATGAAGAACTTACCGTTAACGAATTGCTTAAGGTAAAGAACTTTACCTTCAAATTTCTGGCTGTGCGTATCAACAGCAGGCCTGTAAGAACCGCTGAATACGATGATGCGGTTATCAGGGATGGCGATCAGGTGGTGGTGATGCACCTGATCAGCGGGGGCTGA
- the nqrE gene encoding NADH:ubiquinone reductase (Na(+)-transporting) subunit E, with protein sequence MEEYISLFVRSIFVDNMVFAYFLGMCSYLAVSRTVKTSVGLGIAVTFVLGITVPINYLLTNYVLGKGALSWLGPQFATVDLSFLTFIMFIAIIAAMVQLVEMVIEKFSPTLYSSLGIFLPLIAVNCAILGGSLFMQERSFPNVGMATVYGLGSGIGWFLAIVGIAAIREKIQYSNVPAPLRGLGITFIITGLMGIAFMSFMGIEL encoded by the coding sequence ATGGAAGAGTATATCAGTTTATTTGTCAGGTCAATTTTTGTTGACAATATGGTATTTGCCTATTTCTTAGGCATGTGCTCATACCTGGCCGTATCCCGGACCGTGAAAACCAGTGTTGGTTTGGGGATCGCCGTAACTTTTGTCCTGGGGATCACGGTTCCTATAAATTATCTTTTGACCAATTATGTTCTTGGTAAAGGAGCATTGTCCTGGCTGGGGCCCCAGTTTGCCACAGTCGACCTGAGCTTTCTCACCTTTATTATGTTCATTGCCATCATTGCCGCCATGGTTCAGTTGGTGGAAATGGTCATCGAGAAATTCAGTCCTACACTCTATTCCTCGCTGGGGATTTTTCTCCCCCTGATTGCCGTGAACTGCGCTATCCTCGGGGGCTCTCTCTTTATGCAGGAACGTAGCTTCCCCAACGTAGGGATGGCAACAGTGTATGGTCTGGGTAGCGGGATTGGATGGTTCCTTGCCATTGTGGGCATTGCTGCCATTCGCGAAAAAATTCAATATTCCAACGTGCCAGCTCCCTTGCGCGGATTAGGAATCACCTTTATTATCACCGGGCTTATGGGTATTGCTTTCATGAGCTTTATGGGAATCGAACTGTAA
- a CDS encoding cation diffusion facilitator family transporter, with protein MKQQRQREANRVTWVGFFSNLGLTVFKLVAGILGHSGAMIADAIHSVSDFATDLVVVGSLKVSSRPSDGNHKYGHGKVETLAAALVGMVLAVVGLGILFNGAKNIYTHYRIEALQSPGIIALMAAILSILIKEFLYRYTIGVGKRINSQVVVANAWHHRSDAYSSIGTVLGIGGAIFLGPRWVILDPLAAMVVSFFILKVAYKISRDSLAELIETSLPHQQEQEILDLAAAIQGVFNPHDLKTRKIGSDIAIDLHINVKRELNVEEAHDITDELEDCLRRKYGPETHISVHAEPLIENHNQE; from the coding sequence ATGAAACAGCAACGTCAAAGAGAAGCGAACAGGGTCACTTGGGTTGGCTTTTTCTCCAACCTCGGCCTGACAGTGTTCAAACTGGTTGCAGGCATCCTGGGCCATTCCGGGGCTATGATTGCCGATGCCATACACTCGGTTAGCGACTTTGCCACCGATCTGGTCGTGGTTGGCAGCCTTAAGGTGTCTTCCCGCCCCAGCGACGGGAACCATAAATACGGGCACGGTAAGGTCGAAACCCTGGCCGCCGCATTGGTGGGAATGGTGCTTGCAGTCGTGGGCCTTGGCATCCTGTTCAACGGCGCTAAGAATATTTACACACACTACCGCATCGAAGCCCTGCAAAGTCCCGGCATCATTGCCCTGATGGCTGCCATTCTTTCTATACTGATCAAAGAGTTTCTGTATCGTTATACCATTGGTGTGGGAAAACGCATCAACAGCCAGGTGGTGGTAGCAAACGCCTGGCATCACCGCAGCGATGCCTATTCATCAATCGGTACGGTTTTGGGTATCGGCGGTGCCATTTTCCTGGGTCCCCGCTGGGTCATCCTCGATCCACTCGCCGCAATGGTGGTTAGTTTCTTTATTTTAAAGGTGGCTTATAAGATTTCCCGGGATTCCCTTGCTGAACTGATTGAAACTTCTCTGCCCCATCAGCAGGAGCAGGAAATCCTGGATCTGGCAGCGGCCATTCAGGGGGTTTTCAATCCCCACGACCTGAAGACCCGCAAGATCGGGAGCGATATTGCCATAGATCTGCACATCAACGTGAAGCGAGAGCTCAATGTGGAAGAAGCCCACGATATTACCGATGAACTCGAAGACTGCCTGCGCCGTAAATACGGCCCTGAAACCCATATCTCCGTCCACGCCGAACCCCTGATTGAAAATCATAACCAAGAATAA